A stretch of DNA from Streptomyces sp. NBC_01197:
GATGGTCGAGTCGAGTTCGTCGACCGCCCGTCCGATCAGCTCACCGAGCTCGGTGCCGGCCGCCCGCCGCCGGGTCGACTCCAGCATCATCTCGGTCGCGAAGAGCCGCTGGACGACGAGGTCGTGCAGATCGCGGGCGATCCGGTCGCGGTCCTCGTATACCGCGAGCCGCTCGCGGTTCTGCCGGGCATCGGCCAGTACGAGCGCGAGCGCGGCCTGCGAGGCGAACTGCAGGGCCAGCGTCCGGTCCGCCGCGTTGTAGGGGCGGCCGCTGCGCCGCCTGGGCAGCGCGAGCGTGCCGATGAGCTTGCCGCCGCTCTGCAGCGGCAGCATCATGCTCGGCCCGAAGCGGGCGCGTACGTGGGTGGTCATCCGGGGATCGGTCGACGAGTCCTCGATGTACACCGGGTCCCCGCTGAGCAGCTGGACCAGGACGGGGGAGCCCGGTGCGATCGTGGCGCCGATGAGGTCGCCCGGGTCCTCGAAGGTGGAGGCGGCGACGATCTCCATGCCGCCGCTGCCGGTCGGCAGGAGCACCACACCGGCGACCGCGTCGGCGAGAACCCTGGCCTGTTCGGCGACCGTGGTCAGCGCGTCGGTCGCGCTCTCGCCGGTGAGCAGCGCGTTGGTGACGGCCGCCGCCCCCTTGATCCAGCGCTCCCGGAGCCTGGCCGTCTCGTACAGCCGGGCGTTGCCGATCGCGATGCCCGCCTGCGCGGCGAGCACCCGCAGCAGCGCCTTGTCGTCCAGGTCGAAGCTGCCCTCGTGCTTGTCCGCGAGATAGAGGGTGCCGAAAACCTGCTGGTGCACCCGGACCGGGAGCCGCAGCAGACCGGGGGTGTCGTCCGGGAGGCCGACCAGGGCGTCGCCGTCGGTGCCGGTCGCGAACAGGTCGCTGAGGCGGTCGCGCTCGGGGTCGACCACCCCGAGCGCCGCGCGCCGCGCGCCCGTCAGCCGGGTCGCCGAGTCCACGATGTGCTGGAGTGTGCCGCGCAGTTCGAGATCCGTACCGACGCTCAGCACTGCTTCGAGGAGGAGCGGCAGCCGTGTGTCACCGGTCATCGTGGTCCCCCGGTCCGAATCGTCGCAGGCCCTGCGGTGCCGCTCGGCCGTTGCCGCGGCGCGCCCGTGAGCGGGCCCGTCAGCTGTTCACCGGGGCCGGCGTCAGCTGTTCAGCGGGGCCAGCGTCATGGGCGCGAGCTTTCCCTCCATCATCGCGCCGAGTCCGAGAACCGAGCAGACGTCGGGCCGCTCGGCGATGTGCACCGGCATCCCCGTCGCATTGCGCAGCATCTGCTCCAGGCCGGGGAGCAGGGCACTTCCGCCGACCATCATGATGCCGCGGTCCGACAGGTCGGCGACCAGATCCGGCGGGCAGCCGCGCAGCACCCGGCCGATGCCGTCGAGTACGGCGGTCAGCGGGGTGTGGATGGCCTCCCGTACGGCCGCGGTGTCGACCTGGACCGAACGGGCGAGGCCGGTGGCCACGTCCCTGCCGTGGATCTCGGTG
This window harbors:
- a CDS encoding GAF domain-containing protein; translation: MTGDTRLPLLLEAVLSVGTDLELRGTLQHIVDSATRLTGARRAALGVVDPERDRLSDLFATGTDGDALVGLPDDTPGLLRLPVRVHQQVFGTLYLADKHEGSFDLDDKALLRVLAAQAGIAIGNARLYETARLRERWIKGAAAVTNALLTGESATDALTTVAEQARVLADAVAGVVLLPTGSGGMEIVAASTFEDPGDLIGATIAPGSPVLVQLLSGDPVYIEDSSTDPRMTTHVRARFGPSMMLPLQSGGKLIGTLALPRRRSGRPYNAADRTLALQFASQAALALVLADARQNRERLAVYEDRDRIARDLHDLVVQRLFATEMMLESTRRRAAGTELGELIGRAVDELDSTIQDVRTAIFALQQPPADAPSTLRGQVLRETDGARVLLGFAPSVHFLGPVDARITERVGEDLLAALRRALARAHRLPDVSQVAVVVDAREDPVRLTVTHDGTPEAEDGNTLVWEAS